The following is a genomic window from Photobacterium sp. GJ3.
GTCCTGCGATTGCGGTGACTTCCGCGTCTGCGTCACCGCGCAGCTCCGCACCTAATTTCTCTGCTAATGCAGCAAGCGTCAATGCAGCCATTGTTTACCTTATTATTTCGTTTTTATACGTCACTGCACCTTATTATCTGTGGTGAACGAGACAATGCAAAGTGTAAGCGCAGGAACGTTTATAATTTGAACAATGTTCACATAATACTGTCATTTTGGGTCCCGGCAGACCCTACCAGATGCGCCAGCGAGTTTTGGGCCCGCTGGCGCAACGATTGAGTCTCACCTGTGACAGTGCGTAGACGTGATTACTTCACCGCAGACAGTACTTTTGTGGACAGATCATCTTTTGGGTTGGCAAACAGGATTGCCTGACCATCAACGATCATGTCATATCCTTCGCGTTTTGCCACATCCTGAATCGCTGTACGCAGTTTTTGCGCCAGTTTCTGCTGTTCCTCAGCACCGCGACGGGCCTGATCTTCCTGCAATGCCCGTGCTTTTTGTTTGAACTGGCCATCCAGCGTCTGCAGTTCGTTCTGCAGCTTGCCTCTGTCACTGGCGCTCATCAATTCACCATCGCGCTTGAGCTTATCCAGCTTCGACTTGATGTTCGTTTCCAGTGTGCGCAGTTCAGTAATACGGCCCTGAAACTCGTTCCGCAGCTTGTCTTTCACATTGTAACGCTGAGCCAGTTGCGCCATCGCCTGAGCCGTTGCGACATAGCCAACTTTCTCTGCTGCCGCAGCAGTATGAGCGTACATGGAAGATGACATCACCATCAGGCCAAAGCCGGCTGCTTTAATCCACTGTTTCAAAAGCTCTCTCCTTCAAGGGTTAGAATGTGCGTCCGATGGTAAATGTGAAGAATTCCTCATCATCGCCATCGTATTTCTTAAGTGGTTTCGCCACCGAGAAGACCAGAGGTCCCATCGGCGACATCCACTGGAGTGCAGCACCATAGGAAGCCCGGATCAGGAAAGGATCGGAGTAGTCATATAAAAACTCACCGTCTTCACCGGTCAAATCGTATTCGGTGTCCCACACATTACCAGCATCAATAAACAAGCTGGTTCGAATCTGGTTTCTGGCTTCATCCGAAGCAAATGGGGTCGGTACGATCAGCTCCATACTCGCCAGAGCGACCGCATTACCACCCGCAGCATCATCCGAGCCGGTCGCACAGCTGTTGTTGCCGCCGATACTACTGCCGGTGTCACAGCCACCGACGTACACCGCTTTCGGGCCGACGGTATTAGACCGGAAACCACGCAGGGTCGAAAAACCACCCGCATAGAAATTTTCATAGAACGGCAACAGCTGATCACTGCCGTTATCTGTTGTCCCGTAACCATTACCATAGCCCAGACGGCCGCGGAGCAACAAGGTAAAGTCCTGATCTTCGGTCAGCGGGAAGTACTGACGTACGTCATACTGAGCTTTGAAGTATTGGGCATCAGAACCCGGAATCGTCATCCGGAATGTTGCCCGCTGATGATTACCGGCAGTCGGGAAGAAGCCCCGGTTCAGGTTGTTGCGCGTCCAGGAAACCGACCAGTCAAAATCATCCAGTTCGATGGAAGTATTGGCCTCGTCAAAGTCATGAATACGCTTGAATTTTTCTATCTGGTAATACTCTTCGGTATTCGAGATTTTGTTATGGTCGTAACCGACGCCGAATTCAAAGAAGTTCAGTTCGTCATAAGGGAAACCCCAGGTCAGACTGGCGCCGTAACTCTGGTTGGTATAGTCCGAAATGTTCGCGTCCGAAGCTTCAAATTCGTTGTAGTAAACTTTTCCGCCCAGGCTGATGCCATCCAGCGTGAAGTACGGGTCGCGGTATTCGACACTGACGTTCTTCTGGTAATCATTCATCATGGCGCTGATGCCGAACCGGTTCCCGGTTCCCAGGAAGTTATCCTGCTGGATCCCCGCCTGGAAAGACACGCCGGACTCTGTGCCATAGCCAACACCAAAGTTGATATTACCGGCGTTGGCTTCTTTTACCTTGTACTGAACATCAACCTGATCTTCAGTGCCCGGCACACGAACAGTCTGCACATCGACGGTTTCAAAGAATCCGGTCCGGTTCAGACGTTCTTTGCCTCGCTCAATCGATTTCGAGTTCAGCCAGCTGCCTTCCATCTGCCGCATTTCACGACGCAGCACTTCATCTTTGGTCGAAGTATTCCCCGAGAACGAGATATTACGAACATAGATCCGCTTACCCGGTTCGACATTCACCAGCAGGGAGACCTGCTGATTCTCATCATCAAATTCCGGAATCGTGTTGACCTGCGGGTAGGCATAGCCCAGTTCACCCAGACGACGTTTAATCGACTCTTCCAGCGCAGTGACTTTGGCGCCATTGTAAATATCGCCGTCTTTAAAGGTCACCAAGCTTGCCAGTTCGCCTTGCTCACCGACCAGATTACCGCGGAATTTCACCCCTTTGACGGTGTATTGCTGACCTTCGTCAATATTCAACGTGATGTACACGCCTTTCTTGTCGGGTGAGATCGAGACATGCGTCGATTGCAACTTGTATTTCAGGTAGCCGTTATTGAGGTATTGGGAGCGAAGTGTTTCCAGATCCCCGGCCAGAACCTGCTTCTGATACTTCTCATCCGCCAGAAAGTTCCACCAAGGCACATCAGCCTGCAGGTTGAATTTGTCCCGCAGTTCTTCGTTACTGAACACGGTATTGCCAATGAAGTTGATCTGCTGAATTTTTGCAGAAACCCCTTCAGTGAAGACGAACTTCAGGTCAGCACGATTTCGTGGTAACGGTGTGACGACCGCTTTCACACTGGCATTGTACTTTCCGACACTGTAATAAAAGTCTTCCAGACCTTTTTCAATCTTGCTCAGTGTCGTCCGGTCCAGCGCTTCACCCACACGAATTTTCGACGCGTTCAGGTTTTCCTGAAGCTGCTCGTCTTTAATGGCTTTATTGCCTGAAAACGTAATGCTGGCAATGGTCGGACGTTCAATCACTTTCACGACCAGTGCATTGTTGTCCCGGAAAACCTGAATATCTTCAAAGTTACCCGAAGCGAACAATGCCTGAATCATATCCGCAACATCCCGCTCATCGACAGTGTCGCCAACTCTGACCGGCGTTTTCAGCAACGCCGCACCTAACGCGACGCGCTGTAGTCCCTCAAAGCGGATATCGTCCACCACAAATTCTTCCGCATGTGCCACACTGCTGCCAAGCAAGAGGGATGCGACTAACAGTTTCTTCATCGCCATTACTGTTCTGATTATTCCTTGCTAAATACGCACTTATTAAAGGCGGGTAAAATCATTGAGAAGCGCGACAGCCATCAAAACGACCAAAATCGCAGAACCCAGACGATAGCCAATCTCCTGAATACGCTCCGATACCGGACGACGGGTCACCGCTTCGATTGCGAAGAACAGCAGATGACCACCATCCAGTACCGGTAGCGGCAACAGGTTCACAATCCCCAGGTTGACGCTGATCAAGGCCAGAAACCCTAAAAAGTACACAATGCCATAGTCAGCCGTTGTACCTGCGCCTTTCGCGATAGAAATCGGCCCGCTCAGGTTTTTCAGTGCCACATCACCGGTCACCAGCTTGGTCACCATGTCAAAGGTCAGTGTCACCAGTTGCCAGGTTTTCTCCGTTGCCTGGCCAATTGCTTCAAAAGGTCCGTACTTCAGCTGAAAACGCTGATCAGCCGGCCAGGCTTCCACAACAGGTGCAAATCCGGCATAGCCTACCAGCTCTCCGCTGGACAGTTCTTTTGTTTTCGGTGTCAGCGACACCTCAATCTGCTCTCCTGCCCGATTGAGCTGAA
Proteins encoded in this region:
- a CDS encoding OmpH family outer membrane protein, which gives rise to MKQWIKAAGFGLMVMSSSMYAHTAAAAEKVGYVATAQAMAQLAQRYNVKDKLRNEFQGRITELRTLETNIKSKLDKLKRDGELMSASDRGKLQNELQTLDGQFKQKARALQEDQARRGAEEQQKLAQKLRTAIQDVAKREGYDMIVDGQAILFANPKDDLSTKVLSAVK
- the bamA gene encoding outer membrane protein assembly factor BamA, with the translated sequence MAMKKLLVASLLLGSSVAHAEEFVVDDIRFEGLQRVALGAALLKTPVRVGDTVDERDVADMIQALFASGNFEDIQVFRDNNALVVKVIERPTIASITFSGNKAIKDEQLQENLNASKIRVGEALDRTTLSKIEKGLEDFYYSVGKYNASVKAVVTPLPRNRADLKFVFTEGVSAKIQQINFIGNTVFSNEELRDKFNLQADVPWWNFLADEKYQKQVLAGDLETLRSQYLNNGYLKYKLQSTHVSISPDKKGVYITLNIDEGQQYTVKGVKFRGNLVGEQGELASLVTFKDGDIYNGAKVTALEESIKRRLGELGYAYPQVNTIPEFDDENQQVSLLVNVEPGKRIYVRNISFSGNTSTKDEVLRREMRQMEGSWLNSKSIERGKERLNRTGFFETVDVQTVRVPGTEDQVDVQYKVKEANAGNINFGVGYGTESGVSFQAGIQQDNFLGTGNRFGISAMMNDYQKNVSVEYRDPYFTLDGISLGGKVYYNEFEASDANISDYTNQSYGASLTWGFPYDELNFFEFGVGYDHNKISNTEEYYQIEKFKRIHDFDEANTSIELDDFDWSVSWTRNNLNRGFFPTAGNHQRATFRMTIPGSDAQYFKAQYDVRQYFPLTEDQDFTLLLRGRLGYGNGYGTTDNGSDQLLPFYENFYAGGFSTLRGFRSNTVGPKAVYVGGCDTGSSIGGNNSCATGSDDAAGGNAVALASMELIVPTPFASDEARNQIRTSLFIDAGNVWDTEYDLTGEDGEFLYDYSDPFLIRASYGAALQWMSPMGPLVFSVAKPLKKYDGDDEEFFTFTIGRTF